One region of Polynucleobacter sp. Adler-ghost genomic DNA includes:
- the grxD gene encoding Grx4 family monothiol glutaredoxin, which yields MDTQAKIQEIVTSHPVVLFMKGNAQFPQCGFSGNAINILRASGVENLHTVNVLEDEAIRQGIKEFANWPTIPQLYINGEFIGGSDIMTEMFQSGELKKLVQG from the coding sequence ATGGATACTCAAGCAAAAATTCAAGAAATCGTTACTAGCCATCCTGTTGTATTGTTTATGAAGGGCAATGCCCAATTTCCGCAATGCGGCTTTTCCGGTAACGCGATCAATATTTTGCGCGCTAGTGGCGTGGAGAATCTTCATACTGTTAACGTTTTGGAAGATGAGGCAATTCGTCAGGGCATTAAGGAATTTGCTAACTGGCCAACTATTCCTCAGCTCTACATCAATGGTGAATTCATTGGTGGCTCAGACATCATGACTGAGATGTTCCAAAGCGGTGAGTTGAAAAAACTTGTACAAGGCTAA
- a CDS encoding uracil-DNA glycosylase, which yields MHSFSAADIPEDWRALLGDYFQSPEWQILQTNLRTELNKEGEQIRPEPQNFFKALTLTPLTKVKVVILGQDPYHSPGLAQGLAFSIPSNIPTNSRQFPSSLRNISKALALENFGALPNGDLHPWAEQGVLLLNTVLSVKLGEAGSHANLGWKSLIDRLISALAQQKPYLVWMLWGGHAQSKLPLIEATQDQLILQSSHPSGLGVFKTEKPFLEPSAKASCGHFTKANEWLIAKQQSPIQWVDSHASHTDKDLFSLSS from the coding sequence ATGCATTCATTTTCCGCGGCTGACATTCCGGAAGATTGGCGCGCCCTGCTCGGAGATTACTTTCAATCTCCTGAGTGGCAAATACTGCAGACTAATCTGAGAACTGAGCTCAATAAAGAGGGTGAGCAGATTCGTCCGGAGCCACAAAATTTCTTCAAGGCACTCACATTAACCCCACTTACCAAGGTCAAGGTCGTTATCTTGGGGCAAGATCCGTATCACTCCCCTGGACTAGCTCAGGGCTTGGCCTTTTCGATACCGAGCAATATTCCTACAAACTCTCGCCAATTTCCGAGTTCCTTACGCAATATCAGTAAAGCACTAGCACTGGAAAATTTTGGCGCACTTCCCAATGGAGATCTTCACCCTTGGGCTGAGCAAGGTGTCCTGCTTCTCAACACCGTTCTCAGCGTCAAATTGGGTGAAGCAGGTAGTCACGCCAACCTAGGCTGGAAATCCCTCATTGATAGACTGATAAGCGCTTTAGCACAGCAAAAACCCTATCTGGTTTGGATGCTGTGGGGCGGTCATGCCCAATCTAAGTTACCTCTGATTGAGGCTACCCAAGATCAATTGATTCTGCAATCCTCCCACCCTTCTGGGCTGGGGGTCTTTAAAACAGAGAAGCCTTTTCTAGAGCCTAGTGCAAAGGCAAGCTGTGGGCACTTCACTAAAGCCAATGAGTGGCTAATTGCAAAACAGCAGTCACCGATTCAGTGGGTTGATAGCCATGCAAGTCATACGGATAAAGACTTATTTTCGCTAAGTAGTTAA
- the hemA gene encoding glutamyl-tRNA reductase, translating into MKLLTLGINHHTAPVAIREKVAFDPEFLQEALHDLRQHLVGANQAGLPEATILSTCNRTELYCAANDADAAGLLHEATFDWLAKTQQLAPSSLEPHIYSLPQSDAVRHAFRVACGLDSMVIGETQILGQMKDAVRTANDAGVLGTYLNQLFQKTFAVAKEVRGSTEIGAHSISMAAASVRLAERIFESIADQRVLFIGAGDMITLCATHFVARKPKAVAIANRTIERGQELADSISIQDVESESFKLSDLPSRLHEFDIIISSTASSLPIIGLGMVESALKQRRRKPMVMIDLAVPRDFEPEISRLNDIYLYTVDDLGVMIQTGASLRQAAVSQAEAIIEDRVGNFMHWMQGRKTVPLIQDIQQQGEHLRQLELDRAMKRLMRGDDPQEVLNAMAQGLTNKFLHGSLHALQHSNGAERDALIKLLPKLFASHSKPEDH; encoded by the coding sequence ATGAAGTTGTTGACACTCGGCATCAATCATCACACAGCGCCGGTCGCCATTCGGGAAAAGGTCGCCTTTGACCCTGAATTTCTTCAAGAAGCGTTGCACGATCTTCGCCAACATCTCGTTGGTGCGAATCAGGCCGGCCTGCCGGAGGCCACAATCCTGTCCACTTGCAATCGAACTGAACTCTACTGCGCTGCTAACGATGCAGATGCAGCCGGCCTGTTACATGAAGCGACGTTTGACTGGTTAGCTAAAACCCAACAACTTGCTCCAAGCAGTTTGGAGCCCCATATTTATTCGCTACCGCAATCTGATGCAGTCCGTCATGCCTTTAGAGTTGCTTGTGGGTTGGACTCCATGGTGATTGGCGAAACCCAAATCTTGGGTCAGATGAAAGATGCTGTGCGTACTGCAAATGATGCGGGCGTCCTTGGCACTTATCTCAATCAACTCTTTCAGAAAACCTTTGCAGTCGCAAAAGAAGTTCGCGGCTCTACAGAAATTGGTGCTCACTCAATCTCGATGGCAGCCGCATCAGTTCGATTGGCTGAACGCATTTTTGAAAGTATTGCTGATCAACGCGTTCTATTTATTGGCGCTGGCGACATGATCACTTTATGCGCCACCCATTTCGTGGCACGTAAACCTAAGGCAGTAGCAATTGCTAATCGCACGATTGAGCGCGGGCAAGAATTAGCAGATTCGATTTCTATTCAAGATGTTGAGTCAGAATCATTCAAGCTCTCAGATCTGCCAAGTCGATTACATGAATTTGACATCATCATTTCAAGTACAGCATCATCACTGCCGATTATCGGATTAGGAATGGTAGAGAGCGCTCTGAAGCAACGTCGCCGTAAACCCATGGTCATGATTGATTTAGCAGTTCCCCGTGACTTTGAGCCAGAGATTAGCCGCTTAAATGACATCTACTTATATACAGTCGATGATTTAGGCGTGATGATTCAGACGGGTGCTTCCTTACGTCAAGCAGCAGTGAGTCAGGCTGAAGCGATCATTGAAGATCGTGTTGGTAATTTCATGCACTGGATGCAAGGTCGCAAGACTGTGCCACTCATTCAGGATATTCAGCAACAAGGTGAGCATCTCAGGCAGCTTGAACTGGATCGTGCCATGAAGCGATTGATGCGTGGTGATGATCCCCAAGAGGTTCTCAATGCAATGGCGCAAGGCTTAACGAATAAGTTCTTGCATGGATCATTGCATGCTTTACAACATTCTAATGGCGCTGAGCGTGACGCCCTGATTAAGTTGCTTCCCAAATTATTCGCCTCGCACTCCAAGCCAGAAGACCATTAG
- the rmuC gene encoding DNA recombination protein RmuC has translation MTFDLSSLLLFGLPLGLCAGLLVYALNLRSALTRAEQQIQHDAALTTSLRLEKDQALQNAIRLEAALDSERKQGLGRIESLNEAKEALTSQFKNLANEILEDKSKRFTEQNVASLDALLKPLQTKLSEFKEQVNTSYGNEARERFALKSEIERLANLNLRMSDETRSLTQALKGDSKVQGNWGELVLESILESSGLRKGEEYLVQDSHTQTDGSRLQPDVVVKLPEGRSLVVDSKVSITAYSRHAEATDPTVSEQELAAHIQSLRQHIQGLSSKNYSSLYGIGSVDFVLMFVPIEPAFLLALKTAPNLYQEALAKNIVLVCPSTLMATLRTVAHLWRQDHQNRNALEIAKQCGTLYDKFVGFVDDLEKLGQRLDQAQTSYHDAFNKLKSGKGNLIRSAEKVRELGVKPSKNLSAPLIESSTDSE, from the coding sequence GTGACTTTTGACTTAAGCTCTCTTTTACTATTTGGCCTGCCATTGGGTTTATGTGCAGGCCTTTTAGTCTATGCGCTCAATTTACGCTCAGCCCTCACTAGAGCTGAACAACAAATTCAACATGATGCTGCGCTCACTACCAGCTTACGATTAGAGAAAGACCAGGCATTACAGAATGCTATTAGACTTGAGGCAGCACTAGACTCCGAGCGTAAACAGGGCTTAGGAAGAATTGAATCCCTCAATGAGGCTAAAGAGGCGCTGACTAGTCAATTCAAAAATCTTGCCAATGAAATTTTGGAAGATAAGTCTAAGCGCTTTACCGAACAAAACGTTGCTAGTTTAGATGCTCTTCTAAAGCCGCTACAAACTAAGCTTTCGGAATTTAAAGAGCAGGTAAATACTTCCTACGGTAACGAGGCACGTGAGCGTTTTGCCCTCAAGAGCGAGATCGAGCGTCTAGCCAATCTGAATTTACGCATGTCAGATGAGACACGTTCGCTGACCCAAGCACTGAAGGGCGATTCTAAGGTGCAAGGTAATTGGGGTGAACTGGTTTTAGAGTCTATCCTAGAGTCTTCAGGTTTAAGAAAGGGCGAAGAGTATCTAGTTCAGGATAGCCATACGCAAACTGATGGCTCACGTCTTCAACCTGACGTAGTAGTTAAACTACCAGAGGGTAGAAGCTTGGTAGTTGATAGCAAGGTTTCCATCACTGCGTATTCACGTCATGCAGAAGCAACTGATCCGACAGTCTCAGAGCAAGAATTAGCCGCTCATATTCAGTCCCTTCGCCAACACATTCAAGGACTCTCAAGTAAGAACTACAGCTCTTTGTATGGCATTGGCTCGGTAGACTTTGTATTGATGTTTGTGCCCATTGAGCCTGCATTCCTGCTAGCCTTGAAGACAGCACCGAATTTGTACCAAGAGGCACTAGCCAAGAATATTGTGCTCGTATGCCCAAGTACTTTGATGGCCACCCTTAGAACTGTTGCGCATCTCTGGCGCCAGGATCACCAAAATCGCAATGCTCTAGAAATTGCCAAACAATGTGGAACGCTCTATGACAAATTTGTTGGCTTTGTTGATGACCTTGAAAAACTAGGTCAACGTCTAGATCAAGCACAAACAAGTTACCACGATGCCTTTAATAAGCTGAAATCTGGTAAAGGCAACCTGATTCGTTCTGCAGAAAAAGTGCGTGAGCTCGGTGTTAAGCCTAGTAAAAACTTATCTGCGCCCCTCATTGAATCGTCAACCGACTCTGAATAA
- a CDS encoding M61 family metallopeptidase, with protein sequence MNKINTSELPAIQYTIWSADLYGHRFHVKLRIENPLPSGQILQMPAWIPGSYLIRDFSKQIETIEGFALSKPNEALVLERIDNDQWRLPKVTGPVEILTTVYAFDSSVRAAYLDTERAFINPSSLCLAVMGQESLPCAVVLIPPKDTCANSWTVQTGLQPAKVDDQGYGFYLAKNYDDLLDHPIAMGEFQIAHWQSNSVSHAMAIQGCIHEVDLERLATDLQAICTCTINLFEPKTKQAPFQNYLFLVNAVLSGYGGLEHRNSTALLCRRDQIPQIHSPLDEASYREFLGLCSHEYFHAWLVKRIQPKAFQPYQLDRRNHTRLLWLFEGFTSYYDDLQLFRSKRIDLKTYLQLVANNWNGILRGPGRLKQSLADSSFDAWTKYYQADENTPNAVVSYYGKGALLALGLDLKIRAFTNNQKSLDDLMRLIWKIHGVTLDGIAEDGLDDLMRTLLGARFNATWNEFKSRYIFGTEDIPIQKWIDSKFITVKQKKHSKLEQIKLQFGMRHSDSNGWLKVTHVLDGGAAQFAGLAAGDLLASMNGERITAARWDKVLSSLITGQIIQICFYRDDLEHGCMTVLEDDQIPAQYIITPAE encoded by the coding sequence ATGAATAAAATAAATACTTCTGAACTACCTGCAATCCAGTACACCATTTGGTCGGCAGATTTGTATGGTCACCGCTTTCATGTGAAGTTGCGCATTGAAAATCCATTGCCGAGTGGGCAAATTCTGCAAATGCCCGCCTGGATTCCAGGAAGTTATTTAATACGCGACTTCAGCAAACAAATCGAAACGATTGAAGGGTTTGCACTCAGTAAGCCGAATGAAGCCCTAGTCTTAGAGCGGATTGATAACGATCAATGGCGCCTACCCAAAGTAACTGGTCCGGTAGAAATTCTCACAACGGTGTATGCATTTGATTCTTCTGTGCGGGCTGCCTATCTTGATACTGAGCGTGCATTTATCAACCCAAGTAGTTTGTGTTTAGCGGTCATGGGACAGGAGTCTTTACCGTGTGCTGTAGTGTTGATTCCTCCTAAAGATACTTGCGCAAACTCCTGGACTGTGCAGACGGGCTTACAGCCAGCCAAAGTAGATGATCAAGGTTACGGCTTTTATCTCGCCAAAAATTATGATGATCTCTTAGATCATCCCATTGCGATGGGTGAATTTCAGATTGCTCATTGGCAATCAAATAGTGTCTCACATGCCATGGCCATTCAAGGCTGCATCCATGAAGTCGATCTTGAACGCCTAGCAACAGATCTTCAGGCGATCTGTACCTGCACTATTAATCTCTTTGAACCAAAAACTAAGCAAGCACCTTTCCAGAATTATTTATTTTTGGTCAATGCGGTCCTCTCTGGATATGGTGGACTAGAGCATCGCAACAGCACCGCTCTTCTGTGCCGTCGCGATCAAATTCCCCAAATACATTCCCCGCTTGATGAGGCATCCTATCGTGAGTTTCTAGGCCTTTGTAGCCATGAATACTTCCATGCATGGTTAGTTAAACGCATTCAGCCAAAAGCCTTTCAACCCTATCAACTTGATCGCAGAAACCATACTCGTTTACTGTGGTTATTTGAAGGCTTTACGAGTTACTACGATGACTTGCAATTATTTCGCAGTAAACGTATTGATCTAAAAACCTACCTTCAGTTAGTTGCTAATAATTGGAATGGTATTTTGCGTGGCCCAGGAAGATTGAAGCAAAGTCTTGCAGATAGCTCTTTTGACGCTTGGACCAAGTACTACCAAGCCGATGAGAATACGCCGAATGCAGTCGTGAGTTATTACGGTAAGGGAGCCTTGCTTGCTTTAGGTTTAGATCTCAAGATTCGCGCATTCACAAACAATCAAAAATCCCTGGATGACTTAATGCGCCTCATCTGGAAAATACATGGAGTCACGCTTGATGGGATTGCTGAAGATGGTCTAGATGACTTAATGCGAACACTTCTAGGTGCGCGATTTAATGCCACTTGGAATGAATTTAAGTCTCGTTATATTTTTGGGACTGAAGATATTCCAATTCAGAAATGGATTGATTCCAAATTCATTACGGTTAAACAAAAAAAACATTCCAAACTAGAGCAAATAAAACTGCAATTCGGAATGCGCCATAGTGATAGCAATGGCTGGTTAAAGGTAACGCATGTGCTTGATGGTGGAGCTGCTCAATTCGCAGGTCTAGCGGCCGGAGATCTATTGGCGAGTATGAATGGTGAGCGCATTACCGCTGCGCGCTGGGATAAGGTGTTGTCTAGCTTGATCACAGGGCAAATCATTCAGATTTGCTTTTACCGAGATGACTTAGAGCATGGGTGCATGACTGTTCTTGAGGATGATCAAATTCCAGCCCAGTACATAATCACACCAGCTGAGTAA
- the prmC gene encoding peptide chain release factor N(5)-glutamine methyltransferase: MSASPPLRELISNCALPANEARILLAHILEKHYQLPRSALLSRDDMSLNEQAFLEWERLVSRRALGEPIAYILGKKDFHNIELQVGPGVLIPRPETELLVEIALTEIAKLKKHPRVLDLGTGSGAIALSIASAAPLASVIATDQSTEALAIAKQNAHSLSLLDQVQFLLGSWYAALTEPSQFDVIVSNPPYIAHQDPHLTQGDLRFEPVSALTDYASGLSCLESIIAGADQYLKPGGFIAVEHGFDQSEAVMGLMKVAGLIDVQEHLDLAGHCRVASGRKRL; this comes from the coding sequence ATGAGCGCCAGTCCGCCCTTACGCGAATTAATAAGCAACTGCGCATTGCCAGCGAATGAAGCGCGGATATTGCTAGCCCACATCCTAGAGAAGCACTACCAACTCCCCCGCTCTGCCCTACTGTCTCGTGATGATATGAGTTTGAATGAGCAAGCTTTTCTGGAATGGGAAAGACTAGTTTCCAGAAGAGCTCTAGGAGAACCTATTGCGTATATCTTAGGCAAGAAGGACTTTCACAATATCGAGTTACAGGTTGGTCCTGGGGTACTTATTCCCCGCCCAGAAACTGAGCTCCTCGTAGAGATTGCCCTTACTGAAATTGCCAAACTTAAAAAACACCCAAGAGTATTGGATTTGGGCACCGGCTCTGGTGCTATTGCACTTTCTATCGCAAGCGCTGCGCCCCTCGCATCAGTGATTGCAACAGATCAATCGACCGAAGCTCTGGCTATTGCAAAGCAAAATGCGCATTCTTTGAGCCTCTTAGATCAAGTCCAGTTTTTACTAGGTAGTTGGTATGCAGCCCTGACCGAACCAAGTCAATTTGATGTGATTGTGAGTAATCCGCCCTACATCGCCCATCAAGACCCCCACCTCACTCAAGGGGATCTCCGTTTTGAGCCTGTATCCGCCCTGACTGATTACGCTAGCGGGTTGAGCTGCTTAGAAAGCATTATTGCAGGTGCAGATCAATACCTAAAACCGGGCGGCTTCATTGCCGTCGAGCATGGCTTTGATCAATCTGAGGCCGTGATGGGGCTTATGAAAGTTGCAGGTTTAATAGACGTGCAGGAGCATCTCGATTTGGCAGGCCACTGCCGAGTAGCTTCTGGACGAAAAAGACTCTAA
- a CDS encoding nucleotidyl transferase AbiEii/AbiGii toxin family protein yields the protein MNKPIHERKLPDGVWKELFPHALRIITEIKKHGMANPFWTFGGGTVLMLRYQHRLSKDIDIFVPDPQYLGFVTPRLSDVAANISSQYVEDQNSYVKLIRPEGEIDFVASPNLTKPGYELWNIFGDTIRVETAVEIVAKKLWHRGDRAAARDLFDLSLVIEREPKELQIAKLFLLRHADQFIEQIQSRAHVLKPQFNEIDVLSYSPSYDEAVERVTGFLGALK from the coding sequence ATGAATAAACCAATTCACGAGCGTAAGCTGCCCGATGGCGTTTGGAAGGAGTTATTTCCCCATGCGCTTCGAATCATTACTGAAATTAAAAAACATGGAATGGCTAACCCCTTTTGGACATTTGGGGGTGGCACTGTTCTGATGTTGCGCTATCAGCATCGGCTTAGCAAGGATATCGATATTTTTGTTCCAGACCCCCAGTATCTGGGTTTCGTAACTCCAAGGTTGAGTGATGTTGCCGCCAATATTTCTTCACAATATGTCGAAGACCAAAACTCCTATGTCAAGTTAATTCGTCCAGAGGGAGAAATTGATTTCGTGGCATCTCCTAATCTCACCAAGCCTGGATATGAATTATGGAATATTTTTGGCGACACTATTCGTGTTGAGACTGCTGTAGAAATTGTGGCAAAAAAACTATGGCACAGAGGAGATAGGGCGGCGGCCCGTGATTTATTTGATCTATCGTTAGTGATCGAGCGTGAGCCCAAAGAATTGCAAATCGCAAAACTGTTTTTGTTGAGGCATGCCGATCAATTTATTGAACAAATCCAAAGTAGAGCTCATGTACTAAAACCCCAATTTAATGAAATTGATGTTTTGAGCTATAGCCCCAGTTATGACGAAGCGGTAGAGCGAGTTACAGGTTTTTTAGGGGCTCTAAAGTAA
- the prfA gene encoding peptide chain release factor 1, which yields MKPSMRAKLDHLDTRLAELNSLLTTEESTKDMDNYRKLTREHSDIATVVEQFGLYKQAEADAQAAEEMRKDPDMKDFADEEQKQAQATMEELEGVLQKLLLPKDVNDERNVFLEIRAGTGGDESALFASDLLRMYTRFAERQGWKVEVVNAAESDLGGYKEVVLRLVGQSVYSRLKFESGGHRVQRVPQTETQGRIHTSACTVAVMPEADELEAVKINPAELRIDTFRASGAGGQHINKTDSAVRITHLPTGTVVECQDDRSQHRNREQAMKVLVSRIMDAREREKHQLEAQTRKSLVGTGDRSDRIRTYNFPQGRITDHRINLTLYKIDAMMDGDIDELCNALASEHRAELLAALGDN from the coding sequence ATGAAGCCCAGCATGCGGGCTAAGCTAGACCACCTAGACACGCGCTTAGCCGAACTCAATTCTTTATTAACTACCGAAGAGTCCACCAAGGATATGGACAACTATCGGAAGCTCACACGTGAGCATTCTGATATTGCGACGGTAGTGGAGCAATTTGGCTTATATAAACAAGCTGAGGCTGATGCTCAAGCTGCAGAAGAGATGCGCAAGGATCCTGATATGAAGGACTTTGCTGATGAAGAGCAGAAACAAGCTCAAGCCACTATGGAAGAGCTTGAGGGTGTACTTCAAAAACTACTTCTACCCAAAGATGTCAACGACGAACGCAATGTCTTCTTAGAAATTCGGGCGGGTACAGGCGGTGATGAGAGTGCACTTTTTGCTAGCGACCTACTCCGAATGTATACGCGCTTTGCAGAACGTCAGGGCTGGAAAGTAGAAGTGGTGAATGCTGCCGAATCTGATCTTGGTGGCTATAAAGAAGTTGTTCTGCGCTTAGTAGGTCAGTCTGTCTATTCACGCCTCAAATTTGAGTCTGGTGGTCATCGCGTTCAACGCGTTCCCCAAACAGAAACTCAGGGACGTATTCATACTTCAGCTTGTACAGTAGCTGTAATGCCCGAGGCTGATGAATTAGAAGCGGTCAAAATTAACCCTGCTGAATTACGCATTGATACTTTTAGAGCTTCAGGGGCTGGTGGTCAGCATATTAATAAAACGGACTCTGCTGTTCGTATTACCCATTTACCAACTGGCACTGTGGTTGAGTGCCAAGATGATCGCAGTCAGCACCGCAATCGTGAACAAGCAATGAAGGTTCTTGTTTCTCGCATCATGGATGCCCGTGAACGTGAAAAACATCAGCTAGAAGCACAGACCAGAAAGTCTTTAGTTGGCACTGGTGATCGTAGTGATCGTATTCGGACTTATAACTTTCCACAGGGCCGTATTACCGATCACCGCATCAATCTCACACTCTACAAAATTGATGCCATGATGGATGGTGATATAGACGAGCTATGCAATGCACTTGCGTCTGAACATCGGGCGGAGCTTCTTGCAGCACTTGGCGATAATTAA
- a CDS encoding helix-turn-helix domain-containing protein, with product MNLREIGLQVAYRRVALGLTQDRLAKLSNLSRSTILHLENGTLKDLGAAKLFALLGLLGINVSMQGRQKKQYALEAASQTASVSYKNKLTGPQLAKSLVSGKIPEPIFPYIASLLDETPLPLIVLAVEEAAKASNTPPKSIWKNIDRWAHEMHSPRLAWQ from the coding sequence ATGAACTTACGTGAAATTGGACTGCAGGTGGCCTATCGCAGAGTTGCTCTTGGTTTAACTCAAGATCGCTTAGCTAAGTTATCCAATTTGTCCAGATCAACCATTCTTCATTTAGAAAACGGCACCCTCAAGGATTTGGGAGCTGCTAAATTATTTGCTCTGCTCGGGTTGCTCGGGATCAATGTTTCAATGCAAGGGCGGCAGAAAAAGCAATATGCTCTAGAGGCTGCGAGCCAAACTGCGAGCGTGAGTTACAAAAATAAATTAACTGGCCCACAGCTAGCAAAGTCATTGGTATCGGGAAAAATTCCAGAACCCATCTTTCCTTATATAGCTTCTTTGCTCGATGAGACTCCATTACCTCTGATTGTTTTGGCGGTTGAGGAGGCAGCTAAAGCAAGCAATACTCCCCCCAAAAGCATTTGGAAAAATATTGATCGTTGGGCTCATGAAATGCACTCGCCAAGACTGGCTTGGCAATAA
- a CDS encoding FAD-dependent monooxygenase, with product MSEVHPNSLVKLPKNTSQIRNVDIAVVGGGIVGKACALGVAQLGLQTVQIAPDLGQVVLAPEGSQWGQRIYAFSPGTQKLLAHLQVWDAVDHSRLQAVRDMRIFGDRGENQDQLHLSAFEAGTPQLAWIGESNVIEHTLDQASRFQSKLERINGAVENIQVIADGVLLHLQDGSSLRAQLLIAADGANSPIRSELGIPAKEESYSQNAVVANWICSSAHLETAYQWFLPGGDIVAMLPLPNKQVSMVWSSSPENAADLLKLDLSGWAEKFSSIASGAIAAQLGTLTLNSTPATFPLRKIQASRFIGPAENPKVVLIGDAAHVMHPLAGQGLNLGLRDVASLLHVLSKRESFRPPNDIVLLRRYERQRQGDTSALLWVTDKLKKLFSGSSSTERQLRNWGLGMVNRSHFIKRRLIERALGDADFE from the coding sequence ATGTCAGAAGTTCACCCAAATTCCTTGGTCAAATTACCCAAAAATACCTCTCAGATACGGAATGTAGATATTGCCGTAGTCGGCGGAGGCATAGTGGGCAAGGCTTGCGCTTTAGGTGTAGCGCAACTTGGGCTACAAACAGTTCAGATTGCTCCCGACTTAGGGCAAGTAGTTTTGGCTCCCGAGGGCAGTCAATGGGGTCAACGTATTTATGCTTTTTCTCCTGGCACCCAAAAATTATTGGCCCATCTACAGGTTTGGGACGCTGTTGATCACAGCCGCTTACAAGCTGTTCGGGATATGCGGATTTTTGGTGATCGAGGTGAAAACCAGGATCAGCTACATCTATCTGCATTTGAAGCAGGTACGCCCCAGCTAGCCTGGATTGGTGAATCGAATGTGATCGAGCATACCCTTGATCAAGCCTCACGCTTCCAAAGTAAATTGGAGCGCATTAATGGCGCAGTAGAAAACATTCAAGTGATTGCTGATGGGGTCCTACTCCATCTGCAAGATGGTTCAAGCTTGAGAGCCCAACTCCTGATTGCCGCTGATGGCGCTAATTCACCCATCCGTTCAGAGTTAGGCATTCCTGCAAAAGAGGAAAGTTACTCACAGAATGCCGTAGTAGCAAATTGGATTTGCAGTAGCGCTCATTTAGAAACTGCTTATCAGTGGTTTTTGCCAGGTGGCGATATTGTGGCAATGTTGCCGCTTCCAAATAAACAAGTGTCGATGGTGTGGTCAAGCTCACCAGAAAATGCGGCAGATCTTTTAAAGCTGGATTTGTCAGGATGGGCTGAAAAGTTTTCCTCGATTGCTAGTGGAGCAATTGCTGCTCAACTTGGAACGCTCACGCTCAATTCAACACCAGCCACTTTTCCTCTCAGAAAAATTCAGGCGAGTCGCTTTATTGGCCCAGCAGAAAATCCCAAAGTTGTTCTCATTGGAGACGCGGCTCATGTCATGCATCCACTAGCAGGGCAAGGATTGAATTTAGGCCTCAGAGATGTTGCATCACTGCTTCATGTACTGAGTAAACGAGAATCTTTTCGACCACCGAATGACATCGTGCTGCTACGTCGCTACGAGCGCCAACGTCAAGGCGACACTAGCGCATTACTCTGGGTAACAGATAAACTCAAAAAGCTTTTCTCAGGCAGCAGTAGCACTGAAAGGCAATTACGTAATTGGGGGCTGGGTATGGTCAATCGCAGTCACTTCATTAAACGGCGCCTCATTGAACGCGCTCTCGGAGATGCTGATTTTGAATAA
- a CDS encoding DsbC family protein, translated as MNALSEMLILNKLLSTLVLACSLIFLAGVVNAQSEQQVRSELQKKIGPNTKIKSVSQSPISGLYEVLVGNEVFYTDANSKYLIQGEIIEIATGKNITEQKQADLNRIKWTELNLSNALKAVRGNGSRQLAIFSDPNCGYCKRLEKSLQQLDNVTVYTYLIPILSADSAQKSKQIWCAADPQKAYVDWMINGIAPSGKSDCSTPLDKNMAFAKTYGITGTPTIFFTDGSRFPGAVQITDIEKKFSSLK; from the coding sequence TTGAACGCGCTCTCGGAGATGCTGATTTTGAATAAATTACTTTCTACTCTCGTCCTAGCTTGCTCTCTCATATTTTTAGCGGGAGTGGTCAACGCACAATCGGAGCAGCAAGTCCGCTCTGAGCTCCAAAAGAAAATTGGCCCAAACACGAAAATCAAAAGTGTTTCTCAATCGCCTATCTCCGGCCTATACGAAGTATTGGTTGGAAATGAGGTTTTTTATACAGATGCCAATAGTAAATATTTAATCCAAGGCGAAATTATTGAGATCGCTACCGGGAAAAATATTACCGAACAAAAACAGGCAGATCTCAATCGCATCAAATGGACTGAACTTAATCTATCAAATGCTTTAAAAGCCGTACGCGGCAATGGCAGTCGACAGTTAGCTATTTTCTCTGACCCGAATTGCGGCTACTGCAAGCGTTTAGAAAAATCCTTGCAGCAACTAGATAACGTGACGGTCTATACCTACCTTATCCCAATTCTGTCAGCCGACTCCGCGCAAAAATCGAAACAAATTTGGTGTGCCGCAGATCCCCAGAAAGCCTATGTTGATTGGATGATTAATGGTATTGCACCTAGTGGTAAGAGTGACTGCAGCACACCTTTAGATAAAAATATGGCCTTTGCCAAAACCTACGGAATTACAGGGACTCCAACTATTTTCTTTACTGATGGCAGCCGCTTTCCTGGCGCAGTTCAAATCACCGATATTGAAAAGAAATTTAGCAGTCTGAAGTAG